The genome window CAGCGTGCCGTAGGTGACGTTCAGGCCCACCGCCGCCAGCCCCGCCAGCACGCCCAGTAGCGGGGTGGGCAGCGGCGGCCAGCCCCGGCGCGGGCGCACGGCGCGGTAGGCCAGCAGGGCGGCGGCGAGCAGCGTGACCCACACCGGCTGTCTCAGGGCGGTGGGGGCCAGCGCAAAGGCCAGCGCGAGCAGGGTGGTCCGCAGCGCGTCCTCGTCGGGCCTCTCCTCCTGTTCCGCGCGGCGTTTCGGGCGCTGCAACACGGGGACGGGGGGCAACGGCAGATGCCGGGCAAGCAGGTCTAGCGCGGCCCGGGCGTGCGCCTCGCCGCCGCCGACCGGCAGACTCTGGCCGGGCAGGCGCAACGCAAACGGTTGCCCGGCCCGCTCCAGCCGGGTGACCCAGGCCGCCAGCCGCGAGAGGCGCGTTTCGGTCTCTCCGGCCGTGTCGGCCCAGTCCAGCTGCCACGTCCGCCCCCGCGGCGCGTCGGTTTCGCGGGTCAGCAACTGGCCGGTGCGGGCCACGTGTCGCCACGACACCCGGCGCGGCGGGTCGCCCGGCGCGTAGGGCCGCAGCCCGGAGAAGTCCTCATCGCCGCGCGTGCGTGCTCCACCGTCGCCCGGGCCGGATACAGTCCGCGGCGGAGTGGGCGGCGCACCGTCCTCGGGGGCCGGGACCACCTGAACGGTCACGGGGGCGGGCGCAGGCAGCCCGGTCGCCCACAACCCCAGGAAATCCAGTGCGGCGGCTGCGCGGGCGGTGACGGTCAGCGGCCCGCGCACCCGCGCCGGAAATGGCACGGCCAGCGTTCTCAGCTCGCCCTCCCGCACGCGCAGGGTGACGCGGCGGGTGTCTCCGGCGCTGCTGTGCAGGGTCAGGGTCAGGGCCCCCGCCGCTCCCGTCACGCCCAGCGCGAACACCGCGTCCTCCCCGGCACGGACCGGCACGGGGGGGGTGAGCGTGACGCGCAGCCCGCGCGCCGGTCGGCTGGCCCCGGCCGAGGCGACCACCCACACGCCCCCCAGCAGAAAGGTCAGGCCGTAGCCCAGGCTCAGGCCGTAATTGATGCAGCCCACCAGCGTCAGCACCACCAGGATCAGGAACCCCACGCCAAAGCGGGTGGGGCGCAGCCGTGCGGTGGCGGCCGCGTGCGGAACCGCGGCAGGATGTGGGGTAACCGGCCCTCCCGCGTCGTCTGCCATCTACGGAATCGGCGTTTCCGCGAGCATGCGCGTCAGCAGTTCTGTGACGTTCACGCCGGGGTCGCGGGGCGGCAGGCGGTGCGCGGCCAGGGCGGGAAAGACTGCCTGCACGTCTTCCGGCAGGGCCATGCGGCGGCCCTCCAGATAGGCCCACGCGCGGGCCGCCGACAGCAGCGCGAGCAGGGCGCGGGGGCTCAGGCCCGCGGCCAGCGCCGGGTGCTGGCGGGTGGCCCCGGCAAGCCGTTGCAGGTAGTCCAGCAGCGGCGGCGCGGCGTGAACTCCGTCCACCTCACGCTGCATGCTGAGCAGCGTGCCCGCGTCCAGCACCGCCCCCAGGTCGCGCACGCTCAGGCTGCGTCCGCCGGTTTCGAGCAGGGTGCGCTCGGCACGTGGGTCCGGGTACCCCAGCGTCACGGTCATCAAAAAACGGTCAAGCTGAGCTTCCGGAAGCGGCGAGGTGCCCACAAAGGCCGCCGGGTTCTGGGTGGCAATCACGAAGAAGGGATCGGGCAGGGGGCGGGTCACGCCGCCCTCGCTGACCTGCCGCTCCTCCATCGCCTCCAGCAGCGCTCCCTGGGTACGCGGGGTGGCGCGGTTGATCTCGTCGGCAAGCAGCACCTCACTGAACACCGGCCCCTCCAGAAAGCGGAAGGTGGCCGTGGCCGCGTCCCACACGCTCACACCGGTCAGGTCGGCAGGCAGCAGGTCCGCCGTGAACTGCACGCGCCGGAAGTGCAGCCCGAAGGTGCGGGCCAGCGCCCCCGCCAGGGTCGTCTTGCCCACGCCCGGCTGGTCCTCGATGAGCAGGTGCCCGCGGGCGAGCAGGCACGCCACCGCCAGCCGGATCTGCCCCGGCTTGCCCAGAATCACACCGTCAAGCTGGGCCAGCGCGGCCCGCAGGGTGGCGGCGTGGTGTGCCGGGCTGGAAGGGGAGGTCACGGCCTGCGTCATGGCGCGCAGCGTAGCGGGCCGCATCTGACAGAACTGCGACGGGTCAGACACGCTCTGCGCTCAGCCGTGTTCGCCGGCCCCCCCTTCCCCACTCCAGCGGCGCAGCGCCAGCCGCGAGCCGATCCACGCGCCCGCGAGGTCAAAGAGCCAGTCGGTCACGCCCGCGTCGCGGCCCGGCACAAAGGCTTGGTGGGCCTCATCCAGCGCGCCCCACCACACCGCGATCACCAGCGCCAGCCCCCGCAGCCCGGTCGCGCGTCCCAGGGCGTAGCCCAGCGCCAGATACGTCAGAAAATGGGCGATCCAGTCCAGCGGATGCACCAGCGGCGGTCCCGGCGTATCGGCCGAGCTGCTCAGCCACCAGATCACGCCCATGATTGCCAGGGACATCAGCCACCAGACGGCCCGGGCGCGTGGGCGCGGCGCGGACGCCGTCAATGCGCGGCTCCGGGCGCGTGCTCTACCAGCTCGATCAGCGTACCTGCGCCCCATTTGGGATGCAAAAAGGCCACCCGCGTTCCGGCGCGGCCCGGCGTGGGGGCCTCATTCAAAAAGCGGGCGCCCTCCGAGCGCAGCCGCGCCATCTCGGCGTCCAGATCGTCCACGCGGTAGGCGGTGTGGTGCAGGCCCGGCCCACGTTTTTCCAGAAACGCGGCGATGGGACTGTCCGGGCGGGTGGGCGTCAGCAGTTCGATCAGGGTCTCCCCCACCACAAAGGCGCGGACGCGCACGCCCTGGGTCCCCACCTCCTCGTCCGGGCCTTCGGGCTGCAGGCCCAGGGCCAGGTAGGGAGCGCTTCCGAGGTCCAGATCCGGGGTGACGATGGCGACGTGATCGAGGTGCATGACCGGCATGGGCCCAGCCTACGCCAGCGCCGCGCCCCGCCTCAATGCACACGGGGCCTGCGCCGCGTGAAGCCCGGCCCGGACGTTCAGGAGCCGCGCGGCGCGGCGCGCAGATACCAGTGGGCCACCGCGCGCATGACCTCCTTGTCCTCGCCGTCGCGCACGCTGACGTTCACGACCAGCCGCGCCCGGCCCTCGGCGCCGTAGGCCTGCAGCGCGGCGGGCAGGTCGCCGGCGAGCGCCTCGGCGCGGGCGCTCAGGTCGCCGCGGGCGCGACCCACGTAGTGCGTCTCCAGCTTCTCGATCAGCGGCACGGCCCCGGCAAGGTGCGCCGCAAAGGCCCCCGCGAAAGCGGCCCCGCTGACCGCCTCGGCCAGCAGAAACTGCGCCCCGGCGTGGATGGTTCCCAGGTGGTTGCGGTACGGAGGCGTATCCGGGCACTCGCCCTCGGCCCAGCCCAGCCCCACATCGGTGATCCGGACCCCCACCGTGGCATTCATGGGAATGGCGTGCAGCGCGGCCTGCACGGCCTGTACCGCCTGAGGCGGCAACCGGGTCTGGGGGGCGGGCGTGTGAAGCTGGGACATGGGAAAACCTCCGGGTAGAAAACGAAATTTTGAACCGGGTTCAAGAACTGAGGTCAAGTATACGGGTCTTCCACGTAGCGCCGCAGCACCTCCACGGGCGGATAGGTTCCGGCGCGCAGCTGTGCGTCCACCTGCCGGGCATGATCCCAGGTGCGCGCCGCCAGCTCCGGCGTGACCTGACCGGCCTCCACCGCCGCCTCCAGATCCTCGGCGTCGATGATGTGTGTGGCCGTTACCGTCCACGGCGCGTCGGGCTCCGAGACCCCCACCACATCCAGATACAGGTCGTCATGCCACGGCAGCCCCTCTTCTGCCACACCCTCGCCACCATGGATGTCCACGTAAAACTGCACCGGCTGACCCGCCGCGCCGAGCATGACCGTCAGGGCCGCCCCCACCACACCTGCGCCCGCCCCGGTGGGATGGGCGCGCACCCAGCGGAAGCCGCTGTCCAGGATGCGGTGCGTGCCGCCGCCGGGCCGGGAGACGTCCAGCGGCCGGACCACCGTGCGGGCCGTGAAGTCCACGATCACGTAGCCGGGCACGTCCAGCACCGTCTGGGTGCCCTGCGTGACCCGCGCCCAGGCCCGCAGATCAAAGGTCTTGCGCTTCATGCTTCTGAGGCTACACGGCCCGCTAGCATGTCGGCATGTTCCAGTACGCCCGCCGCTTCTGGTTGCCCCTACTGCTTGTCCTGCTGGTGCCCACCACCCTGTGGGCCATCTCCGTGGCGCGGCAGGCCGGGTCCGAGCGGCAGCGGCAGGCGCAGGAGGCCGCGCGTCGGGCCGAAACCGCGCGCGTGATGGCCTCGGACCCGGTGCGCTTCGAACAGTACGTGCGGCAGGTATTCATCGCCGCCGACGTGATCGGTCAGGGCGAGCAGGATGCCAGCGGCCCGTGCCGGAGCGTCAGCGGTTTTGAGAACGGCGTGGGTGACCCGCCCCCCGAGACCAGAGACTGTGTGATCCGCGATCCCGGGGAGGAGGCCCCGACGGTTCAGCTGACCCTGCAAGACGGCCGGGTCTTTCGCTGGCCGCCGGACGGGGCCGTCAATCCGGTGCCATAGAGGCCCGCTCCGCCACCAGCTGCCGTACCGCCCGCAGCATCAGCTCCCCCTCGATGGCCTGCACGCGCGCCTTGAGGGTCTCCAGCGTGTCACCCGGCTGCACCGGCACCCGCCCCTGCGCGAGCGCCGGCCCCTCGTCGATGCCCGCCGTGACCAGATGCACTGTCGCGCCGGATTCCGGGTCGCCCGAGGCGAGGACGGCCTCATGCACGCGGTCCCCGTACATGCCGCGCCCGCCGTGCCGGGGCAGCAGGCTGGGGTGGATGTTCAGCACCCGGCCCGCGAAGGCCCCCAGCACCCGTGGCCCCAGTTCCCGCATGTAGCCGCTGAGGACAAGTACTTCGGCGCCCGCCCCGCACAGAAAGTCGAGGATGGCCGCGTCGAGGTCGTCGGGGTCGGGGTACCCCGCGCTGCTCAGGTGCGCGGCCCGCAGACCCTCTGCCCGCGCCCAGGCCAGCGCCACCGAGCGGCTGTTGTTGCTCACCAGCGCCACCGGCACGGCGTCCAAGGCTCCGCTGCGGCACGCCTGAGTGAGGTGCCGCGCCGCGCTGCCACCGTGCGAGGCGAGAAAGGCGAGCTTCATGGGCACGCCGCGCGCCGCCACGCCCCCCGCCTCATTTTCCCAGTTCCTCCAGCAGGTACGCGCTTGTCAGAATGCCGTTGTGGTAGTCGGCGAGCGCAAAGCTCTCGTTGGGGCTGTGTGGGGCGTCCTCGTTCAGGCCCATGTCCACGAACAGCACCGGGCTTTTCAGGATCTCGGCGAACGAGGCGACGATGGGAATGCTGCCCCCGGTGCGCGCAAACACCGCGGGCTTGCCGTACACACGTTCCAGCGCGCGGTCGGCGGCCTTCACGTAGGTGCTGGAGGTATCGAACTTGATGGGCTGGCCGCCGTGCAGCGCCCGGACCTCCACGGTCACCCCCGCCGGGGCGATGGTGGGCACGTATTCCTGAATCAGGCGGGTGATGCGGTCCGGGTCCTGGCCGGGGACCAAGCGCATGGACACCTTGGCTCCCGCCTTCGCGGCGATCACGGTCTTGCTGCCCTCGCCCTGGTAGCCGCCCCAGATGCCGTTGACGTCCAGGGTCGGGCGGCCCCACAGCCGTTCCAGTACGGAATAGCCGTCCTCGCCGGGCAGCGCGGACACGCCGATGCTCTGGGCAAAGGCATCGTCGTCCTGGGGCAGCGAGGCCCACATCTCCCGCTCCTCGCCGGTCAGTTCCTCGATGCCGTCGTAGAAGCCGGGAATGGTGACGCGGCCGTGGTCGTCCTTGAGGCGGGCGATGATCTCGCACAGGGCGTTGATGGGGTTGGGGGCGGCTCCGCCGTAGCTGCCGCTGTGCAGATCACGGTTGGCCCCCTGCACATGAATCTCCACGTAGCTCAGGCCGCGCACGCCGTAGGTAATGGTCGGCACGTCGGCGGCGAAGCGGCTGCCGTCACTGATCACGATCACGTCGGCCTGCAGCTCTTCCCGGTGCGCCTGCAGGTACGGCACGATGCTGGGGCTGCCGATTTCCTCCTCACCCTCCAGCAGGAACTTGATGTTCACGGGCAGCTCGCCCTGCGTCTGCAGCAGTTCCACGCCGCGCACGTGCGCGTA of Deinococcus aerophilus contains these proteins:
- a CDS encoding DUF402 domain-containing protein encodes the protein MKRKTFDLRAWARVTQGTQTVLDVPGYVIVDFTARTVVRPLDVSRPGGGTHRILDSGFRWVRAHPTGAGAGVVGAALTVMLGAAGQPVQFYVDIHGGEGVAEEGLPWHDDLYLDVVGVSEPDAPWTVTATHIIDAEDLEAAVEAGQVTPELAARTWDHARQVDAQLRAGTYPPVEVLRRYVEDPYT
- a CDS encoding AAA family ATPase gives rise to the protein MTQAVTSPSSPAHHAATLRAALAQLDGVILGKPGQIRLAVACLLARGHLLIEDQPGVGKTTLAGALARTFGLHFRRVQFTADLLPADLTGVSVWDAATATFRFLEGPVFSEVLLADEINRATPRTQGALLEAMEERQVSEGGVTRPLPDPFFVIATQNPAAFVGTSPLPEAQLDRFLMTVTLGYPDPRAERTLLETGGRSLSVRDLGAVLDAGTLLSMQREVDGVHAAPPLLDYLQRLAGATRQHPALAAGLSPRALLALLSAARAWAYLEGRRMALPEDVQAVFPALAAHRLPPRDPGVNVTELLTRMLAETPIP
- a CDS encoding VOC family protein, encoding MHLDHVAIVTPDLDLGSAPYLALGLQPEGPDEEVGTQGVRVRAFVVGETLIELLTPTRPDSPIAAFLEKRGPGLHHTAYRVDDLDAEMARLRSEGARFLNEAPTPGRAGTRVAFLHPKWGAGTLIELVEHAPGAAH
- the purN gene encoding phosphoribosylglycinamide formyltransferase; this encodes MKLAFLASHGGSAARHLTQACRSGALDAVPVALVSNNSRSVALAWARAEGLRAAHLSSAGYPDPDDLDAAILDFLCGAGAEVLVLSGYMRELGPRVLGAFAGRVLNIHPSLLPRHGGRGMYGDRVHEAVLASGDPESGATVHLVTAGIDEGPALAQGRVPVQPGDTLETLKARVQAIEGELMLRAVRQLVAERASMAPD
- a CDS encoding PaaI family thioesterase, with amino-acid sequence MSQLHTPAPQTRLPPQAVQAVQAALHAIPMNATVGVRITDVGLGWAEGECPDTPPYRNHLGTIHAGAQFLLAEAVSGAAFAGAFAAHLAGAVPLIEKLETHYVGRARGDLSARAEALAGDLPAALQAYGAEGRARLVVNVSVRDGEDKEVMRAVAHWYLRAAPRGS
- a CDS encoding dipeptidase, translating into MTSTDLTPGDLSSALNREQAEAELFELLRIPSVSADPSHKEDLVRAAEFLRVKLESLGFTARVDETGGHPAVYAEHLKAPGKPTVLLYGHYDVQPEAPLEEWVTPPFEPTVRDGRIYARGSTDDKGQAYAHVRGVELLQTQGELPVNIKFLLEGEEEIGSPSIVPYLQAHREELQADVIVISDGSRFAADVPTITYGVRGLSYVEIHVQGANRDLHSGSYGGAAPNPINALCEIIARLKDDHGRVTIPGFYDGIEELTGEEREMWASLPQDDDAFAQSIGVSALPGEDGYSVLERLWGRPTLDVNGIWGGYQGEGSKTVIAAKAGAKVSMRLVPGQDPDRITRLIQEYVPTIAPAGVTVEVRALHGGQPIKFDTSSTYVKAADRALERVYGKPAVFARTGGSIPIVASFAEILKSPVLFVDMGLNEDAPHSPNESFALADYHNGILTSAYLLEELGK
- a CDS encoding VanZ family protein, encoding MSLAIMGVIWWLSSSADTPGPPLVHPLDWIAHFLTYLALGYALGRATGLRGLALVIAVWWGALDEAHQAFVPGRDAGVTDWLFDLAGAWIGSRLALRRWSGEGGAGEHG